Proteins from a single region of Chryseomicrobium sp. FSL W7-1435:
- the fabD gene encoding ACP S-malonyltransferase, which yields MKVAFIFPGQGSQAVGMAKDLVENFPKYEHYLTTAEKAMNIPISKIMFEGPLEELTKTYHAQPALLLSSTIAASLLMEHGLQPDYVAGHSLGEYSALVMAGVLSVQDGATIVHKRGKYMNEAVPAGEGAMAAILGMQAADLEKVTDEITAQGHAVQVANLNCPGQIVISGTSEGVANASILAKEQGAKRAIPLTVSGPFHSSLMRPAASKLAVELAMVSVRAPKVPVIANVTAQPVEQEQEIRNLLIEQVTAPVRWEESVRTMIDLGVDTFVECGPGNVLSGLIKKIDKSVTTYSVFDTISLNRALYHLKGDSQ from the coding sequence ATGAAAGTAGCATTTATTTTCCCGGGACAAGGCTCACAAGCAGTTGGAATGGCAAAAGACCTTGTTGAGAACTTCCCGAAATACGAGCATTATTTAACAACAGCTGAAAAAGCAATGAACATACCGATTTCTAAAATCATGTTTGAAGGGCCTCTTGAAGAGTTGACGAAAACTTACCATGCTCAACCAGCTTTATTGCTGAGCAGCACAATAGCAGCTTCTTTATTAATGGAACATGGTCTTCAACCGGACTACGTAGCAGGTCACTCACTGGGCGAATATTCGGCACTTGTGATGGCAGGCGTATTATCGGTTCAGGACGGGGCAACGATTGTCCATAAACGCGGGAAGTATATGAATGAAGCCGTTCCTGCAGGTGAAGGAGCAATGGCAGCCATTCTTGGAATGCAGGCTGCCGACTTGGAAAAGGTGACGGATGAGATTACAGCACAAGGTCATGCCGTTCAAGTAGCAAACCTCAACTGTCCTGGTCAAATTGTTATTTCAGGTACATCAGAAGGAGTCGCAAATGCATCGATTTTGGCAAAAGAGCAAGGAGCAAAACGTGCAATTCCGTTAACAGTTAGTGGCCCGTTCCATTCATCGTTAATGCGACCTGCTGCTAGTAAGTTGGCAGTTGAGCTGGCCATGGTTTCTGTTCGGGCACCAAAAGTGCCGGTGATCGCTAATGTTACTGCTCAACCAGTAGAACAAGAACAAGAGATCCGCAACTTACTAATCGAGCAAGTTACAGCTCCCGTTCGTTGGGAAGAGTCTGTACGAACGATGATTGATTTAGGAGTCGATACATTCGTCGAGTGTGGTCCAGGGAACGTTCTTTCCGGATTAATCAAAAAGATTGATAAGTCCGTGACAACCTATTCTGTATTCGACACAATAAGCTTGAATCGAGCTCTTTATCATTTGAAAGGAGATTCACAATGA
- a CDS encoding DAK2 domain-containing protein, with the protein MKTINGNQFAEMVQMGAHHLAQNAAYVDALNVFPVPDGDTGTNMNLSMTSGAAETATHTTEHLGKTAQALAKGLLMGARGNSGVILSQLFRGFGKSVEGYAEVTAEQFAAGLQYGVDTAYKAVMKPVEGTILTVAKDAAKKAVEAAKEVDAIDELMTIILEEAKASLKRTPDLLPVLKEVGVVDSGGQGLVYVYEGFLASLKGEELPEKTAGGSMDEMISAEHHMAIQGFMDTSEIEFGFCTEFMVRLDETKKSFDEGDFRNDLSVYGDSLLVISDDEVAKIHIHSEQPGEVLNYGQQYGDLIKIKIENMREQHTDLVGEQPKKQKTVKHPYAVVTVAMGTGVSELLKNLGASAVIEGGQTMNPSTEDIVKAIKDVGAERVLILPNNKNIIMAAEQAAELLEIEAAVVPTKTVPQGMAAVLAFNPEATVEDNKNSMTQAFAHVKTGQITHAVRDTSIDGVEIAKDDFMAIAEGKIILSTKDLEVAAKQLLESMVDEDAELLTILYGQDTTEAHAQELADWVEAHYPDVEVEMYNGKQPLYPYILSVE; encoded by the coding sequence ATGAAAACGATTAATGGTAATCAATTTGCTGAGATGGTGCAGATGGGTGCACACCACCTTGCTCAAAATGCAGCCTATGTGGATGCGTTGAATGTCTTCCCAGTGCCCGATGGTGACACAGGAACAAACATGAATTTATCGATGACATCAGGTGCTGCGGAAACCGCAACTCATACAACTGAACACCTAGGTAAAACAGCGCAAGCACTTGCAAAAGGTTTGCTTATGGGAGCACGAGGCAACTCGGGTGTTATTCTTTCTCAATTATTTAGAGGGTTCGGTAAATCAGTTGAAGGATACGCAGAGGTGACAGCTGAACAATTTGCTGCTGGACTACAATACGGCGTAGATACGGCTTATAAAGCGGTTATGAAGCCTGTTGAAGGAACAATCTTAACGGTTGCTAAAGATGCCGCAAAAAAGGCAGTCGAAGCCGCTAAAGAAGTTGATGCGATCGATGAACTCATGACAATCATATTAGAAGAAGCAAAAGCTTCACTAAAACGTACACCGGATTTATTGCCGGTATTAAAAGAAGTTGGAGTTGTCGATAGTGGCGGTCAGGGGCTTGTCTATGTATACGAAGGCTTCTTGGCGTCGTTAAAAGGAGAAGAACTTCCTGAAAAAACAGCTGGTGGGTCTATGGATGAAATGATTAGTGCTGAGCACCACATGGCTATCCAAGGATTCATGGACACTTCTGAAATTGAATTTGGTTTCTGCACGGAATTCATGGTTCGTTTAGATGAAACAAAAAAATCATTCGATGAGGGTGATTTCCGAAATGATTTGAGTGTATATGGAGATTCACTACTTGTCATCTCAGATGATGAGGTAGCTAAAATACATATTCATTCAGAGCAACCAGGAGAAGTATTGAACTATGGACAGCAATATGGAGACCTGATCAAAATTAAAATTGAAAATATGCGCGAACAGCACACTGATCTTGTTGGCGAACAACCTAAGAAACAGAAAACAGTCAAGCATCCTTATGCCGTTGTCACTGTTGCAATGGGCACAGGTGTTAGTGAGCTGTTAAAAAATCTAGGTGCTTCTGCTGTAATTGAAGGCGGTCAAACGATGAATCCTTCAACAGAAGATATCGTAAAAGCAATCAAAGATGTAGGTGCTGAACGAGTATTAATTTTACCGAACAACAAAAACATCATCATGGCAGCTGAACAAGCTGCTGAACTGCTTGAAATTGAAGCGGCAGTTGTCCCAACGAAAACAGTACCACAAGGAATGGCGGCGGTTCTTGCTTTCAATCCTGAGGCTACAGTAGAAGACAACAAAAATTCGATGACGCAAGCTTTTGCACATGTGAAAACAGGACAAATCACGCATGCCGTTCGAGATACTTCAATTGATGGCGTTGAAATTGCCAAAGATGACTTTATGGCGATTGCAGAAGGTAAAATTATTTTATCTACAAAAGATCTTGAAGTAGCTGCTAAACAGTTACTAGAATCAATGGTAGATGAGGACGCAGAACTGTTAACTATTCTCTATGGTCAAGATACTACAGAAGCTCATGCACAGGAATTAGCTGACTGGGTGGAAGCACATTATCCAGACGTTGAAGTAGAAATGTATAACGGTAAGCAACCACTTTATCCGTACATTCTTTCAGTGGAATAA
- the rpmB gene encoding 50S ribosomal protein L28 has translation MPKQCVITGRKTRSGNNRSHAMNASKRTWGANLQKVRILVDGKPKRVWVSARALKSGKVERV, from the coding sequence ATGCCTAAACAATGTGTAATTACAGGCCGTAAGACTCGTTCTGGAAACAACCGTTCACACGCTATGAACGCTTCTAAGCGTACATGGGGTGCTAACTTACAAAAAGTTCGTATTCTTGTAGATGGTAAACCAAAACGCGTATGGGTTTCTGCTCGTGCATTAAAATCAGGAAAAGTGGAGCGCGTTTAA
- the sdaAB gene encoding L-serine ammonia-lyase, iron-sulfur-dependent subunit beta: MKFKSVFDIIGPVMIGPSSSHTAGAARIGRIGRDLFGRQPKWAKVHLYGSFAETYKGHGTDVAIIGGLLDYDTDDERIKTAFEDAARLGLTFEFIPETAHTEHPNTARIVLGDEQQEMSMVGISIGGGKVELVELNGFPLRLSGGGAAILVVHEDRSGCIASVAKCLADQQINIGHMEVSRKEKGNMALMVIEVDQTVSEAVLAEIATLPNITQVTRIAD; this comes from the coding sequence ATGAAATTTAAATCAGTGTTCGATATAATTGGGCCAGTTATGATTGGGCCTTCATCTTCACATACAGCAGGTGCTGCTCGCATCGGACGTATCGGCCGTGATTTATTTGGTCGACAGCCAAAATGGGCAAAAGTACATCTTTATGGATCCTTTGCAGAAACTTACAAAGGCCACGGAACTGATGTAGCAATTATCGGCGGTCTTCTAGATTATGATACAGATGATGAACGCATCAAAACAGCTTTTGAAGACGCAGCACGTTTAGGGTTGACCTTTGAATTTATACCTGAAACTGCACACACAGAGCACCCAAATACGGCGCGCATTGTACTAGGTGACGAGCAACAGGAAATGTCGATGGTCGGTATATCCATCGGTGGAGGGAAAGTAGAGCTTGTTGAGCTCAATGGCTTCCCACTGCGCTTATCAGGTGGCGGAGCTGCTATACTAGTGGTGCATGAAGACCGCTCTGGTTGTATTGCTAGTGTAGCTAAATGTCTAGCTGATCAACAAATTAACATTGGGCACATGGAAGTTTCGCGAAAAGAAAAGGGCAATATGGCGCTCATGGTAATTGAAGTCGATCAAACGGTAAGTGAAGCAGTATTGGCTGAAATCGCCACTTTACCTAATATCACTCAAGTGACGCGTATTGCTGATTAG
- the fapR gene encoding transcription factor FapR gives MRYSKKDRQSGLQKMLEDNPFITDEQLATNFQVSVQTIRLDRMELSIPELRERIKHVATDRLTTVRSLTEDDVIGEIIDLTLGDSAISMLEIGQEHVFHTRNIARGHHLFAQANSLAVALLDDELALTKKATIHFVKQVKKGDRVVAKAQVTRRENERNSTIHVISKVHQEKVFEGEFTMYHVSQPEEKVMK, from the coding sequence ATGCGCTATTCTAAAAAAGATCGACAATCTGGCTTACAAAAAATGTTAGAGGATAACCCTTTTATCACGGATGAACAGCTGGCGACAAATTTTCAAGTTAGTGTTCAAACCATTCGCCTAGATCGCATGGAGTTATCGATCCCAGAGCTTCGAGAACGGATTAAACACGTTGCTACGGATCGACTGACGACTGTGCGCTCCTTGACTGAAGATGATGTTATTGGAGAAATCATTGATTTGACACTTGGCGATTCCGCGATTTCTATGTTAGAAATTGGACAAGAACATGTCTTTCATACACGTAATATAGCAAGAGGCCATCATTTATTTGCTCAGGCTAATTCTTTAGCAGTCGCATTATTAGATGATGAACTGGCACTCACTAAAAAGGCAACCATCCATTTTGTTAAACAGGTAAAAAAGGGAGACCGAGTTGTAGCGAAAGCACAAGTCACCCGAAGAGAAAATGAACGGAACTCTACCATACACGTCATTAGTAAAGTCCATCAGGAAAAAGTGTTTGAAGGGGAGTTCACTATGTATCATGTATCGCAACCGGAAGAGAAGGTGATGAAATGA
- the plsX gene encoding phosphate acyltransferase PlsX → MKLAVDAMGGDHAPTEIVKGVYRALETFTDIEILLFGLEAEVTPLLKEHPRLTFVPTTEKIEATDEPVRAIRRKKDASMVRMAQAVKDGEAQAAISAGNTGALMASGLFIVGRIPGIERPALAPTLPTIDGKGFVMLDLGANADAKPEHLVQYAVMGSIYAQNVRSIDKPRVGLLNIGTEPGKGNDLTKQAYTLLEQAPIHFIGNVEARDLLDGVADVVVTDGFTGNMVLKTIEGTAGSLFKMLKQTFMKSTKTKLAAALVKNDLADLKGLMDYTEYGGAGLFGLNAPVIKAHGSSNENAIFHAIRQARTMVEWDVSGIIAETVRKDA, encoded by the coding sequence ATGAAATTAGCAGTAGATGCAATGGGTGGCGATCACGCCCCTACTGAAATTGTAAAAGGCGTATACCGTGCACTTGAGACGTTCACAGATATTGAAATTCTATTATTTGGTTTGGAAGCTGAAGTGACACCATTGCTAAAAGAGCACCCACGCCTAACGTTTGTTCCCACAACTGAGAAAATAGAAGCCACGGATGAACCTGTGCGAGCCATTCGACGTAAAAAAGATGCCTCGATGGTACGCATGGCACAGGCCGTAAAAGATGGAGAAGCTCAAGCGGCCATCTCAGCAGGAAATACAGGCGCCCTGATGGCTTCAGGTTTATTCATCGTTGGCCGTATCCCAGGAATTGAAAGACCGGCTCTTGCGCCAACACTTCCTACAATCGATGGGAAAGGATTCGTCATGCTGGACTTAGGCGCAAACGCGGACGCTAAGCCAGAGCACTTAGTCCAATATGCAGTGATGGGATCTATTTATGCCCAAAACGTTCGTTCAATTGACAAACCAAGAGTTGGTCTATTAAATATTGGAACTGAACCAGGTAAAGGTAATGATCTTACTAAGCAAGCTTATACACTGTTAGAGCAAGCCCCTATTCACTTTATCGGCAATGTAGAGGCGCGTGATTTATTAGATGGAGTAGCTGACGTAGTGGTTACCGATGGATTCACAGGCAACATGGTGTTAAAAACCATCGAAGGAACTGCCGGAAGCCTCTTTAAGATGCTGAAGCAGACATTCATGAAATCCACTAAAACAAAATTGGCTGCCGCATTGGTGAAAAATGATTTAGCAGACTTAAAAGGGTTAATGGATTATACAGAGTACGGTGGTGCTGGTTTATTTGGCTTAAACGCACCGGTTATAAAAGCACATGGTTCCTCTAATGAAAATGCGATTTTCCATGCCATTCGTCAAGCACGTACGATGGTGGAGTGGGATGTCAGTGGCATAATTGCAGAGACCGTTCGAAAGGATGCGTAA
- the recG gene encoding ATP-dependent DNA helicase RecG: protein MLQEPISILKGVGKATAEALNELGIFTMEDVLFTFPTRHEDFRLKDLTLTDHNERVTVEGRVESDPTILFMGKKSRLQVKVLTGRHLIKAVFFNQPYLKSKFVPGEIVTISGKWDKGRQVIQASAHQLGPRTDAHDFEPVYSLKGRVTQKVFRRILTQVFEQTKDEWVDPLPESVRDSYRLPGLFQALQAIHFPEDADSTKNARRRFVYEELLQFQLKMQALKKLRKEANVGRAVDYDQLLITSFVSSLPYQLTGAQQRAVTEILNDLRAPYQMNRLLQGDVGSGKTVVAAITLIAGYSAGLQGAIMAPTEILAEQHANAFFEWFTPLGIQVALLTGSTKAKARRQILEGLQNGEIDVVIGTHALIQPDVQFHNLGVVVTDEQHRFGVEQRRVLKQKGLEPDVLFMTATPIPRTLAITAFGEMDVTVVDEMPAGRKPIETYWMKEQQLPALLSRLKKELLAGRQAYVICPLIEESDKLDLQNVLDIFHQLQHYYEPAFKVELMHGKLPSDEKDAVMRRFSENESQILVSTTVVEVGVNIPNATFMMIFDAERFGLAQLHQLRGRVGRGDHQSYCVLIADPKTEVGKERMTSMTETTDGFALAEKDLELRGPGDFFGRKQSGMPEFKIADLVHDYRALQTAREDAERLVDSSYFWNSEEWQPYREALEKSGILDGHRID from the coding sequence ATGCTGCAAGAGCCAATCTCTATACTTAAAGGTGTAGGAAAAGCGACGGCAGAAGCATTGAATGAACTGGGCATCTTCACTATGGAAGATGTCCTGTTCACATTTCCTACCCGCCACGAAGATTTTCGTTTAAAAGATTTAACGTTAACAGATCATAATGAACGGGTTACTGTAGAAGGCCGAGTCGAAAGTGACCCAACTATATTATTTATGGGCAAGAAATCAAGACTGCAAGTCAAAGTTTTGACGGGCCGACATCTCATCAAAGCCGTATTTTTCAATCAACCCTACTTGAAATCAAAATTTGTGCCTGGTGAAATAGTTACTATTTCTGGCAAGTGGGATAAGGGAAGACAAGTTATTCAGGCTTCGGCACATCAACTGGGACCTCGTACAGATGCGCATGACTTTGAACCAGTTTACAGTCTGAAAGGCCGTGTCACTCAAAAGGTGTTCCGTCGAATTCTGACGCAAGTGTTTGAGCAGACAAAAGATGAGTGGGTCGATCCTTTACCTGAGTCAGTCAGAGATTCATACCGTCTTCCAGGACTTTTTCAAGCACTCCAAGCAATCCATTTTCCTGAAGACGCGGACAGCACCAAAAATGCTCGAAGAAGATTTGTTTATGAAGAATTGCTGCAATTTCAATTAAAAATGCAGGCCCTTAAAAAATTACGCAAAGAGGCGAATGTTGGGCGGGCCGTTGACTATGATCAACTGCTAATCACTAGTTTCGTTTCTTCACTTCCCTATCAATTAACGGGAGCACAACAACGAGCGGTCACCGAGATTTTAAACGATTTACGAGCACCTTATCAAATGAATCGTTTGTTACAAGGTGACGTAGGTTCAGGTAAAACGGTTGTTGCAGCCATTACTTTAATAGCTGGATATAGTGCGGGTTTACAAGGCGCAATTATGGCACCGACCGAAATTTTAGCAGAGCAACACGCAAATGCGTTTTTTGAATGGTTCACACCACTTGGCATTCAAGTAGCATTATTGACGGGATCGACTAAAGCAAAAGCACGTCGACAGATTCTAGAAGGCCTGCAAAATGGAGAAATCGATGTCGTAATCGGCACGCATGCTTTGATTCAACCTGACGTCCAGTTTCATAATCTTGGTGTAGTAGTAACCGATGAGCAGCACCGCTTTGGCGTGGAGCAAAGACGTGTGTTAAAACAAAAGGGTCTTGAGCCTGATGTGCTATTTATGACGGCGACTCCTATACCAAGGACTCTGGCTATTACTGCTTTCGGAGAAATGGATGTTACCGTAGTTGATGAAATGCCTGCCGGACGAAAACCGATTGAAACCTACTGGATGAAAGAGCAACAATTGCCTGCTCTTCTTAGCCGTTTGAAGAAAGAGCTTTTAGCAGGCAGACAAGCCTATGTTATCTGTCCGCTTATTGAAGAGTCGGATAAGTTAGATTTGCAAAATGTTCTCGATATTTTTCATCAGCTGCAACACTATTATGAACCGGCTTTTAAAGTAGAGTTGATGCATGGTAAGTTACCCTCTGACGAGAAGGATGCCGTGATGCGAAGGTTTTCAGAAAATGAGAGTCAAATCCTTGTTTCTACAACCGTAGTAGAGGTAGGGGTCAATATTCCGAATGCGACATTTATGATGATTTTTGATGCAGAGCGTTTTGGGCTCGCACAACTGCATCAGTTACGTGGGCGTGTAGGCCGTGGCGATCACCAATCATATTGTGTGTTAATTGCTGATCCGAAAACGGAAGTAGGAAAAGAGCGTATGACGTCCATGACAGAGACGACAGATGGTTTTGCATTAGCTGAAAAAGATTTAGAGCTACGCGGACCTGGAGACTTTTTTGGCCGTAAACAAAGCGGGATGCCTGAGTTTAAAATCGCTGATCTTGTTCATGATTATCGGGCCTTGCAAACGGCGCGTGAAGACGCTGAACGACTGGTCGATAGTAGTTACTTTTGGAACTCAGAAGAATGGCAACCTTATCGTGAAGCGCTAGAAAAATCGGGTATTTTAGACGGTCATCGTATTGATTAA
- the fabG gene encoding 3-oxoacyl-[acyl-carrier-protein] reductase, whose translation MTLQGKTAVVTGASRGIGSEIAKDLAARGAQVVVNYSGSQEKAEAVVAEIVAAGGKAIAVQASVSNGEEVTALMKAALDEYGSIDILVNNAGITRDNLLMRMKDSEWDDVIDTNLKGVFLTTKAVSRQMIKQRKGRIINISSIVGASGNPGQTNYVAAKAGVVGMTKSVALELASRNITVNAIAPGFIETEMTDQLPEEIKTAMLSQIPLGHFGTSKDIAAAVAFLASDEATYITGQTLHVNGGMYM comes from the coding sequence ATGACCTTACAGGGAAAAACAGCAGTTGTAACAGGTGCATCACGAGGCATCGGTAGTGAAATTGCAAAAGATTTGGCGGCTAGAGGTGCTCAGGTTGTCGTCAATTACAGTGGCAGTCAGGAAAAAGCGGAAGCCGTTGTAGCTGAGATTGTTGCAGCTGGTGGTAAAGCGATAGCTGTTCAAGCATCAGTTTCAAATGGTGAAGAGGTAACGGCCTTGATGAAAGCAGCTCTTGATGAGTACGGGTCTATCGACATTTTAGTAAACAACGCAGGAATCACTCGGGACAATCTTTTAATGCGAATGAAAGATAGTGAATGGGACGATGTCATTGATACGAATTTAAAAGGTGTATTCTTGACAACGAAAGCAGTGTCACGTCAAATGATAAAGCAGCGCAAAGGACGAATCATTAATATCTCATCCATAGTAGGTGCTTCTGGAAATCCTGGTCAAACAAATTATGTGGCGGCCAAAGCGGGTGTAGTAGGTATGACAAAATCTGTTGCGCTTGAACTAGCCTCACGTAATATTACGGTTAATGCAATAGCTCCAGGATTTATTGAGACGGAAATGACAGATCAATTACCTGAAGAGATTAAAACGGCGATGCTGTCACAGATCCCACTTGGTCATTTTGGGACGTCTAAGGATATCGCAGCAGCAGTTGCGTTCTTAGCGTCAGATGAAGCAACCTATATTACCGGTCAAACACTTCATGTTAACGGTGGAATGTACATGTAA
- a CDS encoding Asp23/Gls24 family envelope stress response protein translates to MSIEIKNDFGQIEISQDAIAQIAGGAAIECYGIVGMASKHQVKDGLSDILRKENFSKGVLVREKDGKVNIDMYIIVSYGTKISEIAYQVQSKVKYTLGKSLGMAVESVNVYVQGVRVATM, encoded by the coding sequence ATGTCGATTGAAATTAAAAACGACTTTGGTCAGATCGAAATCTCACAAGACGCTATCGCTCAAATTGCGGGCGGAGCTGCTATTGAATGTTATGGGATTGTCGGAATGGCATCGAAGCATCAAGTGAAGGATGGCCTATCAGATATCCTTCGCAAAGAGAACTTTTCTAAAGGTGTTCTGGTTCGTGAAAAAGATGGAAAAGTAAATATTGATATGTATATTATCGTAAGCTATGGTACAAAGATTTCAGAAATCGCTTACCAAGTGCAATCGAAAGTGAAATACACGCTCGGCAAATCTTTAGGAATGGCTGTCGAATCGGTGAATGTCTATGTGCAAGGCGTTCGCGTTGCGACAATGTAA
- the rnc gene encoding ribonuclease III, translating to MKEQKKKPLYSQEAKSKIADFQRESHLVFSNESLLFEAFTHSSYVNEHRRKSFIDNERLEFLGDAVLELAVSQYLFHRYPKMTEGELTKLRASIVCEPSLVHLANELDLGSFILLGKGEENTGGRQRPALLADVFEALVGALYLDQGLTKVIELLEQVMFPKVEVGAFSKVSDYKSQLQELIQQDNAGQLKYEIIEETGPAHNRIFISQVSLDQTALGEGSGRSKKEAEQQAAQLAIEKLKTED from the coding sequence ATGAAAGAACAAAAGAAAAAACCGCTATATAGCCAAGAGGCAAAGTCAAAGATTGCTGATTTTCAGCGCGAATCGCATCTTGTGTTTTCAAATGAAAGCTTGCTTTTTGAAGCATTCACCCATTCTTCCTATGTAAATGAACACCGACGCAAATCTTTTATCGACAATGAACGATTGGAGTTTTTAGGAGACGCGGTACTTGAACTGGCTGTATCCCAGTATTTGTTCCACCGTTACCCGAAAATGACTGAGGGAGAGTTGACGAAACTTCGTGCATCGATTGTCTGTGAACCGTCCCTTGTTCATTTGGCGAATGAGCTAGATCTTGGCTCATTTATTCTTCTTGGAAAAGGAGAAGAAAATACGGGTGGACGTCAACGACCTGCGCTTCTTGCAGATGTTTTTGAAGCGCTTGTTGGAGCTTTATACCTTGATCAAGGCTTAACAAAAGTGATCGAGTTGTTAGAGCAAGTGATGTTCCCGAAAGTAGAGGTAGGGGCTTTTTCAAAAGTCTCTGATTACAAGAGTCAGTTGCAAGAATTAATTCAACAAGACAATGCAGGACAATTGAAATATGAAATTATTGAAGAGACCGGCCCAGCACACAATCGGATCTTTATTTCGCAAGTCTCTCTAGACCAAACAGCTCTTGGAGAAGGCAGTGGACGCTCTAAAAAGGAAGCAGAGCAACAGGCTGCACAATTAGCCATTGAGAAATTGAAGACGGAGGACTAA
- the sdaAA gene encoding L-serine ammonia-lyase, iron-sulfur-dependent, subunit alpha, giving the protein MEVLFRNVRELVERAEAENKLISEIMIEQEMLVTDRTREEIMKQMDRNLTVMEEAVEKGLQGVRSTSGLTGGDAVLIQNYMKKGNSLSGELLLDAVSKAVATNEVNAAMGTICATPTAGSAGVVPGTLFAVIHKLNPTREQMINYLFTSGAFGFVVANNASISGAAGGCQAEVGSASGMAAAAITEMAGGSPQQCSEAFAITLKNMLGLVCDPVAGLVEVPCVKRNAMGAANALVAADMALAGVTSRIPCDEVIDAMYKIGQTMPTALKETAQGGLAATPTGRWLEAKIFGGAVVGREQ; this is encoded by the coding sequence ATGGAAGTATTATTTCGCAATGTCCGTGAACTTGTTGAGCGAGCGGAAGCTGAAAATAAATTAATCTCTGAAATAATGATTGAGCAAGAAATGCTAGTTACGGACCGAACTCGTGAAGAAATCATGAAACAAATGGACCGCAATTTAACCGTAATGGAAGAAGCAGTAGAAAAAGGCTTACAAGGAGTGCGCTCCACTTCTGGATTAACCGGCGGCGATGCAGTCCTTATCCAGAATTACATGAAAAAAGGGAACTCTCTATCCGGAGAATTGTTATTGGATGCGGTCAGCAAAGCGGTAGCTACAAATGAAGTCAATGCAGCTATGGGGACAATTTGTGCAACCCCTACCGCTGGATCTGCGGGAGTTGTACCAGGTACACTTTTTGCTGTCATTCATAAATTGAATCCGACGCGAGAACAAATGATTAACTATTTATTCACTTCGGGTGCATTTGGCTTTGTTGTTGCTAACAATGCTTCGATTTCAGGAGCAGCGGGAGGTTGTCAAGCTGAAGTAGGTTCTGCTTCTGGGATGGCAGCTGCAGCCATTACAGAAATGGCGGGCGGCTCACCTCAACAATGTTCAGAAGCTTTTGCTATAACACTTAAAAATATGTTGGGATTAGTGTGTGACCCAGTAGCAGGCTTGGTAGAAGTACCTTGTGTAAAACGAAATGCAATGGGAGCAGCTAATGCGCTCGTTGCAGCGGATATGGCACTTGCGGGCGTAACAAGCCGTATTCCATGTGATGAAGTAATCGATGCAATGTACAAAATTGGGCAGACGATGCCGACTGCATTGAAAGAAACTGCACAGGGTGGGTTAGCAGCGACACCAACAGGTCGTTGGTTAGAAGCTAAAATATTTGGCGGCGCTGTAGTAGGCCGTGAGCAATAA
- the acpP gene encoding acyl carrier protein, with protein sequence MSTVVERVTKVIVDRLGVDESEVKMEASFREDLGADSLDVVELVMELEDEFDMEISDEEAENISTVGSAVTYIEGKLGN encoded by the coding sequence ATGTCAACAGTAGTAGAACGCGTAACGAAAGTCATCGTAGACCGTTTAGGTGTAGATGAATCAGAAGTGAAAATGGAAGCTTCTTTCCGTGAAGATTTAGGCGCTGACTCATTAGATGTTGTGGAACTTGTTATGGAACTTGAAGATGAGTTCGACATGGAAATCTCCGATGAGGAAGCTGAAAATATCTCAACTGTAGGTTCTGCAGTAACTTACATCGAAGGCAAATTAGGCAACTAA